In Mercurialis annua linkage group LG6, ddMerAnnu1.2, whole genome shotgun sequence, the following are encoded in one genomic region:
- the LOC126653594 gene encoding phosphate transporter PHO1 homolog 3-like isoform X2 has protein sequence MKFGKEFKAQMVPEWQEAYMDYDFLKTLLKEIQRFKLRTKPPPPPPHSTTNHGGLNRRMTLYRAFSGLIQKNNSPSSPGDVESQPIFVNSVNRDGSQSYETTFLMSSDEGGEYETVYFRRLDEEFNKVEKFYKEKVGVVMEEAAMLNKQMDALIAFRIKVENPTGWHDRSADMTRLASDVAVSAAALSASTPSGARASRKYPVMDVIEEASSQHERSDESTHHNREEDDEEEDESIRKAEARKRNKVKGIKPAPLEVLNHVTINNTRETPRSTIKGVLKVPQHAELKFTRDNLRKVEEQLKRAFAEFYQKLRLLKSFSFLNTLAFSKIMKKYDKITSRDASKAYMKMVDSSCFGNSDEVIKVMERVEATFIKHFSNSNRSKGMSVLRPKAKRERHRTTFSMGFFCGCTIALIVALVLTIRAHHIMDKPGRETYMRTMFPLYSLFGFIVLHMLMYAADIYFWRRYRVNYSFIFGFKQGTELGSRQILFLGFGIATLALISVLLNLDMEIDPITADYHKFTELLPMLLVIFLIVLVCLPLNVLYRPARFFFLTCVFHCIAAPLYKVTLPDFFLADQLTSQVQAIRSLQFYVCYYGWGDYTHRETTCKSSDVFNTFYFIVAAIPYWARLLQCLRRLFEEKDIMQGVNGGKYFITIVAVCLRTAYSLNKGYAWGVTALIFSVLAAIVGTYWDLVYDWGLLQRNSKNRWLRDKLLVPQKSVYYVAMVLNVVLRFAWLQTVLNFKMFSLHRETLITIVASLEIIRRGIWNFFRLENEHLNNVGKYRAFKSVPLPFNYDEDDDKDE, from the exons ATGAAGTTTGGGAAAGAGTTCAAGGCACAAATGGTGCCCGAATGGCAAGAAGCTTACATGGACTATGATTTTCTCAAAACCCTTTTGAAGGAAATCCAAAGATTCAAGCTCAGAACCAAACCACCGCCACCACCACCACACTCCACCACCAATCATGGTGGCCTCAATAGGAGGATGACACTGTACAGAGCTTTCAGTGGCTTGATACAGAAAAATAACAGCCCGTCTTCTCCCGGTGACGTTGAAAGCCAGCCCATTTTTGTGAATTCAGTGAACCGTGACGGGTCTCAAAGCTATGAGACTACTTTTCTTATGTCTTCCGATGAAGGGGGAGAGTATGAGACGGTTTACTTTAGGAGGCTGGATGAAGAGTTCAATAAGGTGGAGAAGTTTTACAAAGAAAAAGTTGGTGTGGTTATGGAAGAAGCTGCGATGTTGAACAAGCAAATGGATGCTTTGATTGCTTTCAGAATCAAAGTTGAGAATCCTACAGGATGGCACGATCGGTCTGCTGATATGACTCGTCTCGCTTCTGATGTTGCTGTTTCTGCTGCTGCATTGTCTGCTTCCACTCCTTCTGGAGCCAGAGCCAGCA GAAAATATCCGGTTATGGATGTGATCGAAGAAGCGTCAAGCCAGCACGAGAGATCGGATGAGTCTACCCATCATAATAGAGAAGAGGATGACGAGGAGGAGGATGAGAGTATCCGAAAGGCGGAAGCAAGGAAGCGGAATAAAGTTAAAGGAATTAAACCGGCTCCGCTGGAAGTATTAAATCATGTGACAATTAATAACACTCGTGAGACTCCTAGATCCACCATTAAAGGTGTCCTCAAAGTTCCTCAGCATGCAGAGCTCAAATTCACAAGGGATAATCTTAGGAAAGTTGAGGAGCAACTCAAGCGTGCTTTCGCTGAATTTTACCAGAAGCTTCGCCTTCTTAAGAGTTTCAGTTTCTTGAACACATTAGCCTTTTCCAAAATCATGAAGAAGTATGACAAG attacttcaagagATGCATCAAAAGCTTACATGAAAATGGTAGATTCGTCCTGTTTCGGAAATTCTGATGAGGTAATCAAAGTTATGGAAAGGGTAGAGGCAACATTCATTAAGCATTTCTCAAACTCGAATCGGAGTAAGGGGATGAGCGTCTTAAGACCGAAAGCTAAAAGAGAAAGACACAGAACAACCTTCTCCATGG GTTTCTTTTGTGGATGCACAATAGCTCTAATAGTAGCCCTTGTTTTAACAATTCGTGCTCATCATATCATGGATAAACCAGGGAGAGAAACTTATATGAGAACCATGTTTCCACTTTACAG CTTGTTTGGGTTCATTGTGCTGCACATGCTAATGTATGCTGCTGATATATACTTCTGGAGGCGATATCGAGTTAATTACTCCTTCATATTTGGTTTCAAACAAGGAACAGAACTAGGGTCTCGACAAATTCTTTTTCTGGGTTTCGGTATAGCCACATTAGCACTCATCTCTGTGCTATTAAACCTTGACATGGAGATAGATCCTATAACTGCAGACTATCATAAATTTACTGAACTTCTTCCAATGCTTCTGGTTATA TTTCTAATTGTCTTGGTGTGCTTGCCGCTCAATGTCTTGTATCGGCCAGCTCGATTCTTCTTCCTCACTTGTGTCTTTCACTGCATTGCTGCTCCTCTCTACAAG GTTACACTACCAGATTTCTTCTTGGCAGATCAACTAACTAGTCAG GTTCAAGCTATAAGAAGTCTGCAGTTCTATGTCTGCTACTATGGTTGGGGAGACTATACGCACAGAGAAACCACTTGTAAATCAAGTGATGTGTTCAATACCTTCTACTTCATTGTTGCTGCCATTCCATATTGGGCCCGTCTTCTTCAG TGTCTTCGGCGCCTGTTCGAAGAGAAAGACATAATGCAAGGAGTGAATGgaggaaaatattttataacaatAGTAGCAGTTTGCTTAAGGACAGCATACAGTCTGAATAAAGGGTATGCCTGGGGAGTAACAGCATTGATTTTCTCAGTGCTGGCAGCCATTGTGGGTACATATTGGGATCTCGTTTACGACTGGGGACTTCTGCAGCGCAATTCCAAGAACCGTTGGCTCAGAGACAAACTTCTCGTTCCTCAGAAAAGTGTATACTACGTAGCCATG GTGCTAAATGTTGTTCTGCGATTCGCTTGGCTGCAAACTGTTTTAAATTTCAAGATGTTTTCATTACATAGGGAGACATTGATTACCATTGTTGCTAGTCTTGAGATTATTCGTCGCGGTATCTGGAATTTCTTCAG GTTGGAGAATGAGCATTTGAACAATGTAGGAAAATATCGAGCTTTCAAATCAGTGCCGTTACCTTTCAACTATGACGAGGATGATGACAAGGATGAATAG
- the LOC126653594 gene encoding phosphate transporter PHO1 homolog 3-like isoform X1, with protein sequence MKFGKEFKAQMVPEWQEAYMDYDFLKTLLKEIQRFKLRTKPPPPPPHSTTNHGGLNRRMTLYRAFSGLIQKNNSPSSPGDVESQPIFVNSVNRDGSQSYETTFLMSSDEGGEYETVYFRRLDEEFNKVEKFYKEKVGVVMEEAAMLNKQMDALIAFRIKVENPTGWHDRSADMTRLASDVAVSAAALSASTPSGARASRKYPVMDVIEEASSQHERSDESTHHNREEDDEEEDESIRKAEARKRNKVKGIKPAPLEVLNHVTINNTRETPRSTIKGVLKVPQHAELKFTRDNLRKVEEQLKRAFAEFYQKLRLLKSFSFLNTLAFSKIMKKYDKITSRDASKAYMKMVDSSCFGNSDEVIKVMERVEATFIKHFSNSNRSKGMSVLRPKAKRERHRTTFSMGFFCGCTIALIVALVLTIRAHHIMDKPGRETYMRTMFPLYSLFGFIVLHMLMYAADIYFWRRYRVNYSFIFGFKQGTELGSRQILFLGFGIATLALISVLLNLDMEIDPITADYHKFTELLPMLLVIFLIVLVCLPLNVLYRPARFFFLTCVFHCIAAPLYKVHRHQQQHVTLPDFFLADQLTSQVQAIRSLQFYVCYYGWGDYTHRETTCKSSDVFNTFYFIVAAIPYWARLLQCLRRLFEEKDIMQGVNGGKYFITIVAVCLRTAYSLNKGYAWGVTALIFSVLAAIVGTYWDLVYDWGLLQRNSKNRWLRDKLLVPQKSVYYVAMVLNVVLRFAWLQTVLNFKMFSLHRETLITIVASLEIIRRGIWNFFRLENEHLNNVGKYRAFKSVPLPFNYDEDDDKDE encoded by the exons ATGAAGTTTGGGAAAGAGTTCAAGGCACAAATGGTGCCCGAATGGCAAGAAGCTTACATGGACTATGATTTTCTCAAAACCCTTTTGAAGGAAATCCAAAGATTCAAGCTCAGAACCAAACCACCGCCACCACCACCACACTCCACCACCAATCATGGTGGCCTCAATAGGAGGATGACACTGTACAGAGCTTTCAGTGGCTTGATACAGAAAAATAACAGCCCGTCTTCTCCCGGTGACGTTGAAAGCCAGCCCATTTTTGTGAATTCAGTGAACCGTGACGGGTCTCAAAGCTATGAGACTACTTTTCTTATGTCTTCCGATGAAGGGGGAGAGTATGAGACGGTTTACTTTAGGAGGCTGGATGAAGAGTTCAATAAGGTGGAGAAGTTTTACAAAGAAAAAGTTGGTGTGGTTATGGAAGAAGCTGCGATGTTGAACAAGCAAATGGATGCTTTGATTGCTTTCAGAATCAAAGTTGAGAATCCTACAGGATGGCACGATCGGTCTGCTGATATGACTCGTCTCGCTTCTGATGTTGCTGTTTCTGCTGCTGCATTGTCTGCTTCCACTCCTTCTGGAGCCAGAGCCAGCA GAAAATATCCGGTTATGGATGTGATCGAAGAAGCGTCAAGCCAGCACGAGAGATCGGATGAGTCTACCCATCATAATAGAGAAGAGGATGACGAGGAGGAGGATGAGAGTATCCGAAAGGCGGAAGCAAGGAAGCGGAATAAAGTTAAAGGAATTAAACCGGCTCCGCTGGAAGTATTAAATCATGTGACAATTAATAACACTCGTGAGACTCCTAGATCCACCATTAAAGGTGTCCTCAAAGTTCCTCAGCATGCAGAGCTCAAATTCACAAGGGATAATCTTAGGAAAGTTGAGGAGCAACTCAAGCGTGCTTTCGCTGAATTTTACCAGAAGCTTCGCCTTCTTAAGAGTTTCAGTTTCTTGAACACATTAGCCTTTTCCAAAATCATGAAGAAGTATGACAAG attacttcaagagATGCATCAAAAGCTTACATGAAAATGGTAGATTCGTCCTGTTTCGGAAATTCTGATGAGGTAATCAAAGTTATGGAAAGGGTAGAGGCAACATTCATTAAGCATTTCTCAAACTCGAATCGGAGTAAGGGGATGAGCGTCTTAAGACCGAAAGCTAAAAGAGAAAGACACAGAACAACCTTCTCCATGG GTTTCTTTTGTGGATGCACAATAGCTCTAATAGTAGCCCTTGTTTTAACAATTCGTGCTCATCATATCATGGATAAACCAGGGAGAGAAACTTATATGAGAACCATGTTTCCACTTTACAG CTTGTTTGGGTTCATTGTGCTGCACATGCTAATGTATGCTGCTGATATATACTTCTGGAGGCGATATCGAGTTAATTACTCCTTCATATTTGGTTTCAAACAAGGAACAGAACTAGGGTCTCGACAAATTCTTTTTCTGGGTTTCGGTATAGCCACATTAGCACTCATCTCTGTGCTATTAAACCTTGACATGGAGATAGATCCTATAACTGCAGACTATCATAAATTTACTGAACTTCTTCCAATGCTTCTGGTTATA TTTCTAATTGTCTTGGTGTGCTTGCCGCTCAATGTCTTGTATCGGCCAGCTCGATTCTTCTTCCTCACTTGTGTCTTTCACTGCATTGCTGCTCCTCTCTACAAGGTACATAGACATCAACAACAACAT GTTACACTACCAGATTTCTTCTTGGCAGATCAACTAACTAGTCAG GTTCAAGCTATAAGAAGTCTGCAGTTCTATGTCTGCTACTATGGTTGGGGAGACTATACGCACAGAGAAACCACTTGTAAATCAAGTGATGTGTTCAATACCTTCTACTTCATTGTTGCTGCCATTCCATATTGGGCCCGTCTTCTTCAG TGTCTTCGGCGCCTGTTCGAAGAGAAAGACATAATGCAAGGAGTGAATGgaggaaaatattttataacaatAGTAGCAGTTTGCTTAAGGACAGCATACAGTCTGAATAAAGGGTATGCCTGGGGAGTAACAGCATTGATTTTCTCAGTGCTGGCAGCCATTGTGGGTACATATTGGGATCTCGTTTACGACTGGGGACTTCTGCAGCGCAATTCCAAGAACCGTTGGCTCAGAGACAAACTTCTCGTTCCTCAGAAAAGTGTATACTACGTAGCCATG GTGCTAAATGTTGTTCTGCGATTCGCTTGGCTGCAAACTGTTTTAAATTTCAAGATGTTTTCATTACATAGGGAGACATTGATTACCATTGTTGCTAGTCTTGAGATTATTCGTCGCGGTATCTGGAATTTCTTCAG GTTGGAGAATGAGCATTTGAACAATGTAGGAAAATATCGAGCTTTCAAATCAGTGCCGTTACCTTTCAACTATGACGAGGATGATGACAAGGATGAATAG